A region of Chlamydia crocodili DNA encodes the following proteins:
- the tilS gene encoding tRNA lysidine(34) synthetase TilS, protein MLSCLLRNDKRLEVFFSALDIKKSYLLALSGGSDSLFLLYLLKSRGFSFTAVHVDYGWRESSYREAEELKIRCEKEEIPIIVDRVPSEYRTSKDPENAARRYRYGLFYKICKEQNLSGIFLAHHANDQAETVLKRLLEGASLSNLKGMTQETYYEGIPLFRPLLHIPKQVLVNALDEENIPYIQDITNTDERYLRARMRKKIFPWLEEIFGKNITQPLLTLAQDSEELSCYMKLQAKPFLENIRKENATWSIEIPKVLMEQVFLAKWVCKEFFLKAGVVVSRHFLQMVYDHLNRNLPAQMRLRDKRVIVKAGVVMIE, encoded by the coding sequence ATGTTATCCTGTCTACTCAGAAATGATAAGCGATTAGAAGTTTTTTTTTCTGCTTTAGATATTAAAAAAAGCTACTTACTTGCTTTATCAGGAGGAAGTGATTCATTATTTCTTTTATATCTCCTTAAATCTAGAGGGTTCTCTTTTACTGCAGTTCATGTAGATTATGGATGGAGAGAATCTTCCTATCGTGAGGCTGAAGAACTTAAAATTAGATGTGAGAAAGAAGAAATTCCTATTATTGTAGACCGTGTTCCTTCCGAATATAGAACTTCAAAAGATCCAGAAAATGCTGCACGTCGCTATCGTTATGGATTGTTTTATAAGATATGTAAGGAACAAAATCTATCGGGAATATTTTTAGCCCATCATGCTAATGATCAAGCCGAAACTGTATTAAAACGTTTATTAGAAGGGGCATCCCTAAGTAATTTAAAAGGTATGACTCAAGAGACATACTATGAGGGTATCCCACTTTTCAGGCCTTTGCTGCACATCCCTAAACAAGTTTTAGTGAATGCTTTAGATGAAGAAAATATTCCTTACATTCAAGATATAACCAATACTGATGAGCGTTATTTGCGCGCTAGAATGCGTAAGAAGATATTTCCTTGGTTAGAAGAGATTTTTGGTAAGAATATTACACAGCCTTTATTGACACTAGCTCAAGATTCTGAAGAACTTTCTTGTTATATGAAACTGCAAGCAAAGCCCTTTCTTGAAAATATACGAAAAGAAAACGCAACATGGTCTATTGAAATTCCTAAAGTATTGATGGAACAAGTTTTTTTAGCAAAATGGGTTTGTAAGGAATTCTTTCTTAAGGCTGGAGTGGTTGTCTCAAGGCATTTCTTGCAAATGGTTTATGATCATTTAAACCGTAATTTACCAGCGCAAATGCGACTTCGAGATAAAAGAGTGATCGTAAAAGCTGGGGTAGTAATGATAGAATAG
- a CDS encoding LptF/LptG family permease — protein sequence MPILWKVLIFRYLKTVTFCTLSLICISIISSLQEIVSYIAKDVPYPTVLRLTAYQIPYLLPFILPISCFISAFALFRGLSDNNQITFLKASGASQGIITFPVLMVSCAICCINFYTCSELASICRFQTCKEIANMAMTSPTLLLQTLQKKENNRIFITVDHCAKSKFDNVIIALKRDKEIANVGIIKTIIPDVANDTVQARDVVMISKLPSTLTDQHSSNSKEYYIETLDEMLIPKITSTLFAGKSYMKTRTDYLPWKQLVKQSFSHAHLPETLRRIGIGLLCITLTYSGMVLGTYKPRFRKSIALYCIFPVMDLILLIVGKNTTTLFPALMLFIIPQVISWIVFAIRAYRESRGYA from the coding sequence ATGCCTATTTTATGGAAAGTCTTAATTTTCCGTTATTTAAAAACCGTTACTTTTTGTACGCTTAGCCTTATCTGTATTTCTATCATTAGTTCTCTTCAAGAAATCGTCAGTTATATAGCAAAAGACGTTCCTTATCCGACAGTTTTGCGGCTAACAGCTTATCAGATTCCCTACTTATTGCCTTTCATTCTTCCTATTTCTTGTTTTATTTCAGCTTTTGCGCTTTTCCGAGGTCTTTCTGATAATAACCAAATCACTTTCCTTAAAGCATCTGGAGCTTCTCAAGGAATTATTACCTTCCCTGTCCTCATGGTCTCCTGTGCTATCTGTTGTATAAATTTTTATACATGTTCCGAACTCGCTTCTATTTGTCGATTTCAAACCTGTAAAGAAATTGCTAATATGGCGATGACTTCGCCAACACTTCTACTTCAGACACTGCAGAAAAAAGAAAATAACCGTATTTTCATTACCGTTGACCATTGTGCAAAAAGTAAATTTGATAATGTGATCATTGCTTTAAAAAGAGATAAGGAAATTGCCAATGTAGGAATTATCAAAACTATTATCCCCGATGTAGCAAATGATACTGTACAAGCCAGGGATGTTGTGATGATTTCAAAACTTCCTTCTACGTTAACAGACCAACACTCTTCAAATTCTAAGGAATACTATATAGAAACTTTAGATGAGATGCTAATTCCAAAAATTACTTCAACATTATTCGCGGGAAAGTCTTACATGAAAACGCGAACAGATTATTTACCTTGGAAGCAACTTGTTAAACAATCATTCAGTCATGCACATCTACCGGAAACCTTAAGAAGAATTGGTATAGGTTTGCTTTGCATCACATTGACATATTCGGGAATGGTTTTAGGAACCTATAAACCAAGATTTCGCAAATCTATAGCTCTCTATTGTATTTTTCCTGTGATGGATTTGATTTTATTAATAGTTGGCAAAAATACTACCACATTATTCCCTGCGCTTATGTTGTTTATTATACCACAGGTAATCTCTTGGATAGTTTTTGCTATCCGTGCGTATCGAGAAAGCAGAGGCTATGCGTAG
- a CDS encoding LptF/LptG family permease has translation MYIWKRYVLTKFWLSLISLIVLAFVFYASIHHSLHAIKGNTTSLASGASLKLSILYYLSQIALKAEFLIPQLVAVATTITLFSMQNKREVLLLQASGLSLKSLTAPLIRSSFIITLLLYANFQWLHPICEKISTTKEHMDRGTLDKVQDKVPALYLKDQTVLLYSSIEQKALTLNKVFWIKNPKTIYTMEKLAFTTPSLPIGLDVIRFSETESGNMELSEFSDMKEFPEIEFGFYDNPFSKIFTAGGKNRLSESFRAIPWNATGLGLSTTIPQRILSLLSTFYYMLISPLACISAMIISAYLCLRFSRVSTVTLAYLVPLGTINTFFVFLKAGMVLSNSSVLPILPVMLFPLITLAIFTNYAYAKLQ, from the coding sequence ATGTATATTTGGAAACGTTATGTATTAACTAAATTTTGGCTATCTTTAATATCTTTAATAGTACTTGCCTTTGTTTTTTATGCTTCAATTCATCATTCTCTGCACGCTATCAAAGGAAATACAACCTCACTAGCTTCAGGTGCCTCTTTAAAACTTTCTATCCTGTACTATCTATCCCAGATAGCTCTTAAAGCAGAATTTCTAATTCCTCAGCTCGTTGCTGTAGCTACGACGATTACATTATTTTCAATGCAAAACAAACGGGAAGTCCTTCTCCTGCAGGCATCAGGACTCTCATTGAAATCTCTAACAGCTCCTTTAATTCGTTCGAGCTTCATTATCACCTTACTTTTATATGCAAATTTTCAATGGTTGCATCCTATATGTGAAAAAATATCTACAACCAAAGAACATATGGATCGCGGAACATTAGACAAGGTACAAGATAAAGTTCCTGCTCTTTATCTTAAAGATCAAACAGTCTTATTATATTCTTCTATTGAACAAAAAGCCTTAACTCTTAACAAAGTATTTTGGATTAAAAATCCAAAGACTATCTATACAATGGAAAAACTAGCGTTTACAACGCCATCTCTTCCTATTGGTCTTGATGTTATACGTTTTTCAGAAACAGAATCTGGTAATATGGAACTCAGTGAATTCTCAGATATGAAAGAATTTCCTGAGATTGAATTTGGATTTTATGATAATCCTTTTTCTAAGATTTTTACAGCGGGAGGGAAAAATCGCCTTTCGGAATCCTTCCGGGCCATTCCTTGGAACGCTACAGGATTAGGACTATCAACAACTATTCCTCAGCGTATTTTATCTTTGTTATCTACATTTTATTATATGCTGATTTCGCCTTTAGCTTGTATATCAGCGATGATTATTTCTGCTTATCTTTGTCTAAGATTCAGTCGTGTATCTACAGTAACTCTTGCTTATCTTGTTCCCCTAGGTACAATAAATACTTTTTTCGTCTTTTTAAAAGCGGGAATGGTATTATCTAACAGCAGTGTTTTGCCAATATTACCTGTAATGTTATTCCCTCTAATTACCTTAGCAATATTTACAAACTATGCTTATGCTAAGCTTCAGTAA
- a CDS encoding calcium-binding protein — translation MRRSCYNFEKALEHLEKLKKISYSSPSSFIENAKFDDMFSVDHHVDEMKQALKNIEDYLKKAGSLPKREANKALQESNFLIAGVQNVFSFLESRERELYQSLVHDYSELSKVYSKTQANLSRKIIKEEEEEDEDLVERELEEMHQEERFLNNLVEVKRDRSYELFYMSDEENKRFYTDTLTQIICKQGKIHETAHEGDPLTKTLLWNSEELHNLASSLVFTNDMPIRLFYQKALSDLETESTEKIHNAVMGLFFSRYEATVVSNNPKKDNLHYFNDFLYFLRDAWKALSSNTHDQMHYRHSHTLMSALSSGIFEGKLVFTEAARYLYFHIHTKLQLEGDKKRLSSGQYVSEIYEELYRLLSKYPNGPLFKAIDRMLDRNSSVFDPIILGMFPGIEGTLKLGDKSITVIRSPSPITQSSILYANCNEEFIGFLNAKADLGETTFILNIQNRLSRKDRARSRVIEESLDRIDRAYIFSFPEPEDLLKSIEREHGEQETFFGFFSVLKEEFNKSGSLSLFSIPNMSKRQIHEFLDNSLSVLKDTFFSKKKILFKNDKLLLLHIISYLLVFKFIEIIDPNNLIVMSKDGLDYASIFIAGFTFFAGEESWDEHRLKLLMVKVLAPTLVARDRLIFVNHIELMSKFLNCLRKNRQNLSNLKSFFSYDLEKWDFSGYLNEITEA, via the coding sequence ATGAGAAGATCTTGTTATAATTTTGAAAAAGCATTGGAGCATTTAGAGAAATTAAAAAAGATTTCTTATAGTTCTCCATCATCTTTTATAGAGAACGCTAAGTTTGATGACATGTTTTCTGTTGATCATCATGTCGATGAAATGAAGCAAGCTTTGAAGAATATAGAAGATTATCTCAAGAAAGCAGGTTCTTTACCAAAGAGAGAGGCGAATAAAGCATTACAAGAGTCTAATTTCCTTATTGCTGGCGTACAGAATGTATTTTCTTTTTTAGAGAGTCGAGAGAGAGAGTTATATCAGAGCTTAGTTCATGACTATTCTGAGTTAAGTAAGGTCTATAGTAAGACTCAAGCAAATCTTAGCCGAAAAATTATCAAGGAAGAAGAGGAAGAAGATGAGGATTTGGTAGAACGAGAATTAGAAGAAATGCATCAAGAAGAGCGTTTCTTAAATAACCTAGTAGAGGTCAAGCGAGATCGTTCTTACGAACTTTTCTATATGTCTGATGAGGAAAATAAGCGCTTCTATACTGATACGCTTACTCAGATTATTTGTAAGCAGGGAAAGATCCATGAAACAGCTCATGAGGGCGATCCTTTAACAAAAACGCTTTTATGGAATAGTGAAGAACTTCACAATCTAGCTTCTTCGTTAGTTTTTACCAATGATATGCCTATACGGCTATTTTATCAAAAAGCTCTGAGTGATTTAGAAACAGAATCTACGGAAAAGATTCATAACGCTGTTATGGGATTATTCTTTTCTAGATATGAAGCCACTGTAGTTTCTAATAATCCTAAAAAAGATAATCTCCATTATTTTAATGATTTTCTTTATTTCCTTAGGGATGCATGGAAGGCTTTGAGTAGTAATACTCATGATCAGATGCATTATCGACATTCCCATACCTTAATGTCAGCGTTAAGTAGTGGAATCTTTGAAGGTAAACTCGTATTTACAGAAGCTGCTCGGTATTTATATTTTCATATACATACGAAATTGCAATTAGAAGGGGATAAAAAACGTCTATCTTCGGGACAATATGTTTCTGAGATATATGAGGAGTTATATCGATTGCTTTCTAAGTATCCAAATGGCCCATTATTTAAAGCTATAGACAGAATGCTCGATCGGAATTCCTCAGTATTTGATCCTATTATTTTAGGCATGTTTCCTGGAATAGAAGGAACTTTGAAATTAGGAGACAAATCGATAACAGTCATACGATCTCCGAGCCCTATAACGCAAAGCTCCATATTGTATGCCAATTGTAATGAAGAATTTATAGGATTTCTTAATGCTAAAGCAGATTTAGGAGAAACTACCTTTATTTTAAATATACAAAATCGTTTATCTAGGAAAGATCGTGCGAGAAGTCGTGTGATAGAAGAGAGCTTAGATAGAATCGATAGGGCGTACATATTTTCATTTCCAGAACCCGAAGATCTTCTGAAAAGCATAGAAAGAGAGCACGGAGAGCAAGAAACCTTTTTCGGTTTCTTTTCTGTGTTGAAAGAAGAATTTAATAAATCGGGATCTTTATCTCTTTTTTCTATTCCTAATATGTCTAAAAGGCAAATTCATGAATTTCTAGACAACAGTTTATCTGTTTTAAAAGATACCTTCTTCTCTAAGAAAAAGATCTTATTTAAAAATGATAAGCTGTTGCTTTTGCATATCATTTCTTATCTTCTTGTCTTTAAGTTTATAGAAATTATAGATCCAAATAACCTTATAGTTATGTCTAAAGATGGTTTGGATTATGCATCGATATTTATCGCAGGATTTACTTTCTTTGCTGGAGAAGAGTCGTGGGATGAGCATAGACTAAAATTACTCATGGTAAAGGTTCTTGCGCCTACTTTAGTAGCTAGAGACCGTTTGATATTTGTAAATCATATAGAATTAATGAGTAAGTTTCTTAATTGTTTGAGAAAAAATAGACAAAACTTATCTAATCTCAAGTCCTTTTTTAGTTATGATTTAGAGAAATGGGATTTCTCAGGTTATCTCAACGAAATTACTGAAGCTTAG
- the pheS gene encoding phenylalanine--tRNA ligase subunit alpha, whose product MTIQEELEATKQQFCTELNQVNSSRDLFDLRVRYLGKKGVFRSFVDKLRECPPDQKALVGASINDYKTYIEDLIRDKSNSILLEEESIEFLKEKIDVTLPGEPWCPGGKHIVKKVLDDVVDIFVHLGFCVREAPNIESEENNFSLLNFEEDHPARQMHDTFYLDTKTVLRTHTSNVQVRELSKGQPPIKVVAPGLCFRNEDISARSHVIFHQVEAFYVDYNVTLSDLTRMLTEFYHTFFERKIELRLRHSYFPFVEPGIEVDVSCECQGVGCSLCKYTGWLEVAGAGMIHPQVLRNSGVDPEIYTGYAVGMGIERLAMLKYGISDIRLFCENDLRFLRQFS is encoded by the coding sequence ATGACGATTCAAGAGGAGCTTGAAGCTACAAAGCAACAATTTTGTACTGAATTAAATCAAGTTAACTCTTCAAGAGATCTTTTCGACCTAAGGGTTCGCTATTTAGGGAAGAAAGGGGTTTTTCGTTCTTTTGTAGATAAATTAAGGGAGTGTCCTCCGGATCAAAAAGCTCTAGTGGGTGCTTCCATAAATGACTACAAAACTTATATTGAGGATTTAATCCGAGATAAAAGTAACTCTATTCTTCTAGAAGAAGAATCTATAGAATTTCTCAAAGAAAAAATCGATGTTACATTACCAGGTGAGCCGTGGTGTCCTGGAGGCAAGCACATTGTTAAAAAAGTTTTAGACGATGTTGTGGATATCTTTGTTCATTTAGGATTTTGTGTTCGCGAGGCTCCGAATATTGAAAGTGAAGAAAACAACTTTTCTTTACTGAATTTTGAAGAGGATCATCCTGCTAGACAAATGCACGATACTTTTTATCTAGATACTAAAACAGTATTGCGCACACATACGTCTAATGTTCAAGTTAGAGAGCTTAGTAAGGGACAACCTCCTATTAAAGTTGTAGCTCCAGGTTTGTGTTTTCGTAATGAAGATATTTCGGCACGTTCACATGTTATTTTTCATCAGGTAGAGGCTTTCTATGTTGATTATAATGTAACGCTTTCTGACTTGACAAGGATGCTGACTGAGTTTTACCATACGTTTTTTGAAAGGAAAATAGAGTTGCGTTTACGCCATAGCTACTTTCCTTTTGTTGAGCCGGGAATAGAAGTTGATGTTTCTTGTGAATGTCAAGGAGTAGGATGTTCCTTATGCAAATATACTGGTTGGCTGGAAGTAGCAGGAGCTGGTATGATACATCCTCAAGTTTTGCGTAACAGCGGTGTTGATCCTGAAATCTATACAGGGTATGCTGTTGGCATGGGTATTGAAAGATTGGCCATGTTAAAATATGGAATTTCTGATATCCGTCTTTTCTGTGAAAACGATTTAAGGTTTTTACGGCAATTTTCTTAA
- the rplT gene encoding 50S ribosomal protein L20, with protein sequence MVRATGSVASRRRRKRILKQAKGFWGDRKGHFRQSRSSVMRAMAFNYMHRKDRKGDFRSLWIARLNVASRINGLSYSRLINGLKCAGIDLNRKMLSEMAIHNPIGFTEVANQAKKALEATV encoded by the coding sequence ATGGTGAGAGCAACAGGTTCAGTAGCTTCCAGACGCCGTCGTAAGCGTATATTAAAACAGGCTAAAGGTTTTTGGGGAGATAGAAAAGGCCACTTTCGTCAAAGCCGATCCTCTGTAATGAGAGCTATGGCATTCAATTACATGCATAGAAAAGATCGTAAAGGCGATTTCCGTAGTCTTTGGATAGCTCGTCTTAACGTGGCTTCTAGAATAAATGGTCTATCTTACAGCCGTTTAATTAACGGATTAAAATGTGCTGGGATCGATTTAAATAGAAAAATGCTATCCGAAATGGCTATTCATAACCCAATAGGTTTTACAGAAGTAGCCAATCAAGCGAAAAAAGCTTTAGAGGCAACTGTTTAG
- the rpmI gene encoding 50S ribosomal protein L35 produces MPKMKSNKSVAARFKLTGSGQLKRTRPGKRHKLSKKSSQEKRNLSKQPLVDKGQVGMYKRMMLV; encoded by the coding sequence ATGCCCAAGATGAAAAGCAATAAGTCCGTTGCGGCGCGTTTTAAGTTGACAGGTTCTGGTCAGTTAAAAAGAACCCGCCCAGGGAAGAGGCATAAGTTATCAAAAAAATCTTCGCAAGAAAAACGCAACCTATCTAAGCAACCTTTAGTAGATAAGGGTCAGGTAGGAATGTATAAGCGAATGATGCTTGTTTAA
- the infC gene encoding translation initiation factor IF-3, which translates to MALNLKINRQIRAPKVRLIGSSGEQLGILNTKDALDLAREADLDLVEVASNSEPPVCKIMDYGKYRYDLTKKEKDSKKAQHQVRIKEVKLKPNIDENDFSTKLKQARAFIEKGNKVKITCMFRGRELAYPEHGHKVVQKMSQGLEDVGFVESEPKLNGRSLICVMAPGTVKTKKKQDKINAQDEKQ; encoded by the coding sequence GTGGCATTAAATTTAAAAATTAATAGACAGATACGAGCTCCTAAGGTCCGTCTTATAGGTTCTTCCGGTGAACAATTAGGCATATTGAATACCAAAGATGCCCTAGATTTGGCTAGAGAAGCTGATTTAGATCTTGTGGAAGTTGCTTCAAATAGCGAGCCACCCGTATGTAAAATTATGGATTACGGCAAGTATCGCTATGATCTAACGAAGAAAGAGAAAGATTCTAAGAAAGCTCAGCATCAAGTGCGTATTAAGGAAGTCAAATTAAAGCCAAATATTGACGAAAATGACTTTTCTACAAAGCTAAAGCAGGCTAGAGCTTTTATTGAAAAGGGAAATAAAGTAAAAATTACATGTATGTTCCGAGGTCGTGAACTTGCTTACCCAGAACATGGGCACAAAGTTGTGCAAAAGATGAGTCAAGGTCTCGAAGACGTAGGATTCGTAGAATCTGAGCCAAAATTAAATGGCCGTTCCTTAATTTGCGTAATGGCTCCAGGAACGGTGAAAACTAAGAAAAAGCAGGACAAAATCAATGCCCAAGATGAAAAGCAATAA
- the nusB gene encoding transcription antitermination factor NusB has product MSTLTPESSLGSYVKISRPLPKQKMREIVLQMLYALGMDPSSEESLVPLLMSETAVTQKHASSALNFSKEILAKSPELDLLIAQTVKNTSFEKLTLMEKNVLRLTLFEHFHGQPVNTAILIAEATRLVKKFSYIEACTFIHAVLNDIFRLSIPETHPETSLVCC; this is encoded by the coding sequence ATGTCTACGCTGACCCCTGAAAGCTCCTTAGGGTCTTACGTCAAGATTTCTCGTCCCCTCCCCAAACAAAAAATGCGGGAGATTGTGCTGCAGATGCTTTATGCCTTAGGTATGGATCCCTCATCTGAAGAAAGTCTTGTTCCTCTTTTAATGTCTGAGACCGCTGTGACTCAAAAACACGCCTCCTCAGCTTTAAATTTTTCAAAAGAAATTCTTGCAAAGTCTCCTGAATTGGATTTATTAATTGCTCAAACAGTTAAAAATACTTCTTTTGAGAAACTGACTTTGATGGAGAAAAATGTTTTACGTTTAACGCTTTTCGAGCATTTCCATGGTCAACCCGTAAATACCGCTATTTTAATTGCTGAGGCTACAAGGCTGGTAAAAAAATTTAGCTATATTGAGGCTTGTACTTTTATTCACGCAGTTTTAAATGATATTTTTCGTTTATCTATACCGGAAACACATCCAGAAACTTCATTAGTATGTTGTTAG
- the murB gene encoding UDP-N-acetylmuramate dehydrogenase, with translation MKESTVIHFPFSVRRSVWLSKYSTFRIGGPANYFKEVHSASEAQQVIQFLHSQNHPFIIVGKGSNCLFDDQGFDGFVLYNSIQGKEFLSDTTIKVYSGMSFSFLGKTLSTSGYSGLEFAVGIPGSVGGAVFMNAGIGNQDTASVIESVEVINSNGEILSYQAQELEFGYRKSRFQNRNEFILSATFRISKNTSSVQIAKDLLQNRLLSQPYQQPSAGCIFRNPPGNSAGKLIDEAGLKGFSLGGAQISPKHANFIVNTGRATSYEVKELIQMVRDKLKSQGISLEEEIRIIPYRLP, from the coding sequence GTGAAAGAATCTACTGTCATTCATTTTCCTTTTTCAGTTCGTCGTAGTGTTTGGTTAAGTAAGTATTCTACATTCCGTATTGGAGGTCCTGCGAATTACTTCAAAGAGGTTCACTCAGCAAGTGAGGCGCAACAAGTTATTCAATTTTTACATAGTCAAAACCATCCCTTCATTATTGTGGGCAAAGGTTCTAATTGCTTATTCGATGATCAAGGATTTGATGGCTTTGTCTTATATAATAGTATTCAAGGAAAAGAATTTCTCTCAGACACTACTATTAAAGTATATTCAGGGATGTCTTTTTCTTTTTTAGGTAAAACCCTTTCCACATCAGGATATTCAGGATTAGAATTTGCCGTAGGCATCCCTGGGTCTGTTGGAGGTGCAGTATTTATGAATGCTGGTATTGGTAACCAAGATACAGCATCAGTAATTGAAAGCGTAGAAGTGATTAACTCTAACGGAGAAATCCTTTCATACCAAGCGCAAGAATTAGAATTCGGTTATCGAAAATCACGTTTTCAAAATCGTAACGAATTTATCTTATCTGCAACCTTCCGTATATCAAAAAACACTTCGTCTGTACAAATAGCTAAAGATCTACTTCAAAATAGACTTCTCTCTCAACCTTACCAACAACCCTCTGCTGGGTGTATTTTCCGCAATCCTCCAGGGAATTCTGCTGGTAAGCTAATAGATGAAGCGGGTTTAAAAGGCTTTTCTTTAGGAGGAGCGCAAATATCTCCGAAGCATGCAAATTTTATTGTGAATACAGGGAGAGCCACTTCTTATGAAGTTAAAGAGCTTATTCAGATGGTTCGAGATAAATTAAAATCTCAGGGAATTAGTTTAGAAGAAGAAATCCGTATCATTCCTTATCGTCTACCTTAA
- a CDS encoding class I SAM-dependent methyltransferase — MFKGIGLLQGNVVRLSHEIFQEILTPGDTVVDATCGNGKDCLILARLLKGKGKLVAYDVQREALEKASLLCSSSLSSEERSIIEFKEMSHEYINEAGAKLFHYNLGYLPNGDKSVTTLETSTLVSVQKALDLVAPRGMITVVCYPGHEEGANEMVAVERLASGLDSRFWEVGSFYIMNRNKAPRLLIFRSLKVDDKE, encoded by the coding sequence ATGTTTAAAGGAATAGGATTACTTCAAGGAAATGTTGTTCGCTTATCTCATGAAATTTTTCAAGAGATTCTTACTCCTGGAGATACTGTTGTTGATGCTACTTGCGGTAATGGGAAAGACTGCTTGATTTTAGCTAGACTATTAAAAGGGAAAGGAAAACTTGTAGCCTATGATGTGCAAAGAGAAGCCTTGGAAAAGGCTTCTCTTTTATGTTCCAGCTCTCTCTCTTCTGAAGAAAGATCTATTATAGAATTTAAAGAGATGTCTCATGAGTATATCAATGAAGCGGGTGCCAAGTTATTTCACTATAACTTAGGCTATCTTCCAAACGGTGATAAGAGTGTTACTACTTTAGAGACATCAACTCTTGTTAGTGTTCAAAAGGCACTTGATTTAGTGGCTCCTCGCGGCATGATTACGGTCGTATGTTATCCGGGGCACGAGGAGGGAGCGAATGAGATGGTAGCTGTTGAAAGACTTGCGAGTGGATTAGACTCTAGATTTTGGGAAGTAGGATCTTTCTATATTATGAATAGAAATAAAGCTCCAAGACTCTTAATTTTCCGTTCTCTTAAGGTAGACGATAAGGAATGA
- the trmB gene encoding tRNA (guanosine(46)-N7)-methyltransferase TrmB, with protein sequence MKPQDLKVPFLWEERSTEIKDGILYIPDHYFKHDQFIMPSWEELFKNNNPISCELCSGNGDWIVSQAQNMPNMNWIAVERRFDRVRKIWSKMHNFHVSNLRIVCGEAQTFFRYYLKNEILQRIVVNFPDPWPKSRHRKHRLFQDEFMNDVVRVLIESGILVLATDDKNYLLEAIKIMRQHLLPAMEDPYYCKMLDNYGDSWFERLWRSKGQEIFYTKFIRKVGI encoded by the coding sequence CTCTATATTCCCGATCACTATTTTAAACATGATCAATTCATTATGCCATCATGGGAGGAGCTTTTTAAAAATAATAATCCCATTTCCTGTGAACTGTGCTCAGGGAATGGTGATTGGATAGTTTCCCAAGCTCAAAATATGCCAAATATGAATTGGATAGCTGTTGAAAGACGCTTTGATCGTGTGAGGAAAATCTGGTCGAAAATGCATAATTTTCATGTTAGTAATTTGCGGATTGTTTGTGGGGAAGCTCAAACATTCTTTCGTTACTATCTTAAAAATGAGATTCTACAACGTATAGTTGTTAACTTCCCTGATCCATGGCCCAAGTCTCGTCATCGTAAACATCGTTTATTTCAAGATGAGTTCATGAATGATGTTGTTAGAGTATTGATAGAGTCTGGAATCTTAGTTCTTGCTACAGACGATAAAAACTATCTTCTTGAAGCTATCAAGATTATGAGACAGCATTTACTTCCTGCAATGGAAGATCCTTACTATTGTAAGATGCTGGATAACTATGGAGATTCTTGGTTTGAAAGGTTGTGGAGATCAAAGGGACAAGAAATTTTTTATACAAAATTTATAAGGAAAGTTGGGATATAG